In a genomic window of Urocitellus parryii isolate mUroPar1 chromosome 11, mUroPar1.hap1, whole genome shotgun sequence:
- the Zc3h12a gene encoding endoribonuclease ZC3H12A, with the protein MYSFVNDKFMPPDDPLGRHGPSLDNFLRKKPLPSEHRKQPCPYGRKCTYGVKCRFFHPERPSRPQRSVADELRANALLSPPRAPGKDKSSQRSSASSQSGSLPAQGEQSSQEGKKLGTQAPSGPRQEGLTQTFAPAGRGRPPSGGSGGHLGPTDWLPQTLDSLPYISQDCLDSGIGSLESQMSELWGVRAGGPGELGPPQGPYSGYRHYGSELQAVPAFPAFGRAMGAGHFSVPADYTPPPRAFASREYWSEPYPLPPPTPVLQEAPVPGPGGGGGPWGGAGVLAKERASVYTKLCGVFPPHLVEAVMGRFPQLLDPQQLAAEILSYKSQHLTE; encoded by the exons ATGTACTCCTTTGTCAATGACAA GTTCATGCCCCCGGATGACCCCTTGGGCCGGCATGGACCCAGCCTGGACAACTTCCTGCGTAAGAAGCCACTTCCTTCTGAGCACAGAAAACAGCCGTGCCCTTATG GGAGGAAATGCACCTACGGGGTCAAGTGCCGATTCTTCCACCCTGAGCGGCCCAGCCGCCCCCAGCGCTCCGTGGCTGATGAGCTCCGTGCCAATGCCCTCCTCTCACCCCCCAGGGCCCCTGGCAAGGACAAAAGTAGCCAGCGGTCTTCCGCTTCCTCTCAGTCTGGCTCTCTGCCTGCACAGGGTGAGCAGAGCAGCCAGGAGGGAAAGAAGCTGGGGACCCAAGCACCCTCAGGGCCCCGCCAGGAGGGGCTGACGCAGACCTTTGCCCCTGCGGGCAGGGGCCGCCCACCCAGCGGAGGCAGCGGCGGCCACTTGGGGCCCACAGACTGGCTCCCGCAGACCCTGGACTCGCTCCCATACATCTCCCAGGACTGCCTGGACTCTGGCATCGGCTCCCTGGAAAGTCAGATGTCAGAACTGTGGGGGGTTCGGGCGGGAGGCCCTGGTGAGCTGGGACCCCCTCAGGGCCCCTACTCTGGCTACCGCCATTATGGGTCGGAGcttcaggctgtgcctgccttCCCTGCCTTTGGACGGGCCATGGGTGCCGGCCACTTCAGTGTCCCTGCTGACTACACGCCCCCACCACGCGCGTTCGCATCCCGAGAGTACTGGTCTGAGCCGTACCCGCTGCCCCCACCTACCCCAGTCCTCCAGGAGGCCCCCGTGCCAGGCCCAGGGGGTGGCGGGGGTccctggggtggggcgggggtcCTGGCCAAGGAGCGGGCCAGTGTGTACACCAAGCTTTGTGGCGTCTTCCCCCCGCACCTGGTGGAGGCCGTGATGGGGCGTTTCCCGCAGCTCCTGGACCCCCAGCAGCTGGCGGCGGAGATCCTTTCTTACAAGTCGCAGCACCTCACTGAGTGA